In Kangiella koreensis DSM 16069, the DNA window CAATCAGATACTGTTCGTCGCGAACTCGGTACCAAGTTTCAAGTGAGCTTTGCGGATGATCGGTATCGATCATCAGAACCTTACTTTTATCCGATAAAGTAGAGGCAATATTGGCACATAAAGTGGTTTTGCCTGCCCCACCTTTCATTTGAACAAAACTAATGACTTTTGCGCGCACAGAAAATCCCCGTATCCTGTAGTTTCACCTAATTCTACATGACACGGGGCAATTCGCAAGCTAGAGCTTTAATCTTTAATATCAATCAGTTAGTCGTTTTTTAACTGCTCTAACTCTTTTTTGGTCAATTCACGCCACTTGACTGTATTAAGCTGGTTTAAAAAGTCACACTCAGAACCACTACAAATCGTCTCCAAGCCGACCAATGAAATTGCTTCCCCAGCCTGCCCTTGCCCATCGCTAGGAAATAGAACGGTCAATTCTGGAGCGATACCGACATAGCCAAGCTCTCTTGAGCGAACATATTCAGCTGTCTCGCCTGGCGGCAGTGGATCAGTTTCATCTTGGAAAAATACCGGTTTACCATCCAGAATACTCAATGAATAAAGCTTATTAAGGCCAACCGATGCTTTACAAGTATTGGGCTCATTCTGTGGTGAATAAGTGGTAAAGAAGACACGATAGTTAATGGTACTCGCATCCGCAAGAACCTTCTCACCGCCCGCTAATCTCAAGTACCAACCATTATTTTTTGTCTCATCTTTCAGAATATCAAAGATACCTGCGTAACGCTCTTCACTTAACCCAGTATCGGGGTCTACAACACTAATCTTATCAGTAACATCAAATAGGCCTGACTCTGTGATAACTGTTTCAGGAATACCTTTTGATAAGATGTTTTTATCGTAAAAGACATAGAAGCGATCTGTAATGGCTTCCTCTAAAGGGTGAGCGCGATAACCGGAGCCAATAGCTATAAGTGCCATCGTGTTGCCCGCCAGCCTAACAAAAGATATATCCGGACGATTATAGAATCGTCGATTTCCTTCCACACCTGTACCTTGAATGTCCGCTATTTTGGCACCAAATATTTGGGTATTATCATTAATATCTTTTTGAATGATATCAAAGCGGAATAATTGGCCACCGGTATCTGTAGCATAAAGATGTTCGATCGTACCACTACCAGATAAATCCCCGCCTGAAAGATTTGAAGCGAAGCTGTTGGTTAGCAAACTATCAAAATCGCCGCCACGATAATCAACCGCATCGTCTTTTGCGTTCCAAAGCATCTGCCCAGACACAGCATCAGCTATGAATATGTTATTGCCTATGGTGTCAGAAGCACCCGCTTCAAGTTTTGACTTGTCCTGATTTTGGGCATCGTAACCACCACCAAAAATCATGACGAGTTTCTTACCACCTTTCCATTTTATGTGTCCAACCACTGGCTTCGACCACGTTTGAGCTAGGCCTTCATAATAATGAACCTTGTCCCAACTCAAGCCACCGGTAATTTCTTCGGATGTTTCACGATCACCAGTAATGGTGAACATTAATTGAGGCCTTTCAGAATCCGAAATATCAATAGCATAATAATTACGGCCACCGCGACGCATACCTATATATAAATAAGCCTGCTCTCCATTATCGATTTTTCCATTTTTATTGCCGTCACTATGATAAACCGATATATCACCATCTAAACCGTATACCCTGCTGGATACTGTTGCTAAATTTTTATTTATAACCAGTTCAGCAGTATTCTTCAATAACTGTCGCGGTATAAATGACCACTCTTCAGTGCCACTGTTATCATCTGGGTTTATAGCATGTAAATAACCTTCATTATCGCCCATAAACAGCAAGCTTTTATTCGCATAATTAACTACAACAGGTTTAGAATGAAGCGGGTCCGAAAAACGATTTATATAGGTGTCTAATGTTCCATCATCATCCGTATCAATTTGAACTTTGCCTTGATATAACCAGTTTATATGATTGGTTAATTCTGCATCGCTAGCAGCATTACTCAGTCCTAGGTGTGACTTAGTGATCTTATTGTTTGCTGTAGAGATATGGTTTTTCTGTGTCCACAGATTCTTTTCCAAAATATTAGAATAGACGGTTCGCGGCATAGGCATAACTTGAGCCGCTCCGCCTATTGCCAATTTATTGCCATCATACTGACTCCATGCACTGGAGGCTGTCTCAAAGAATTGTCCATTGCTGTCTACGGCTTCGAATCCATTCTTATCAACAATTTTGCTTCCTTTAACATAGTATTTTTTCAGGTTTCCGTGCCAAAACTGTGTCTGTGCTGGCTGGAACATCGCAAGATACAATTCATTACTGCTGTTCAAGCGGTTGCTCTGGCTCAACGGAACACTCGGGGTCACCATCATGCTCTGCTCAATATCAGTTTGAATAGATGATTTAAACGCATCAACCAGACCATCTGTACTATCAGCAGTGTAACTTTGACCATTACCTGCGTCGGCTACATTTTCAAGGAAAGTTCTGGCGTTATTATCTTCTAGGGCGAATGCAATGGTATGAGTTTTTACTTTTGATGGCGTTAAATCTTCAATCTGATCAACAGTTGACAAAAAGCCAGCTAGCTTTTCGGAACATTCCTTGCCATCATCGCTTCGAGCACAACTACTTCCTGTCATATTTATTATGCTATTACGATAAGAATAGCCATTATAAGACATACTATTCGGCTGACCATCTGTAAGAAAAACAATGTTACTAGCGTTACTACATCCAGGAGTTATCGGTGAAGGAAGGTTGTCATACTGACCACGAAAGTAGCTACCTGCTTCGTATAGCGCGCCCGCGGTTAAAGTACCACCATTAGCTTCAAGACCATCGATTGTTGTTAACAATGTTGCCTTATGATTATTATCGCTCAGTTGCTTTACTTCATGTAGAAGGTCAATATTGTTTCCAGCAGAGTAAGTTAATATTCCAACTTTTACATTATCTGGCAAGTCATCAAGAAAAAGCTCCAAAGCTTCCTTCATAATATCTAATCGAGATTTCTCACCATTACCTGGATAACAACTTGGGTAGGGCTGGCCCCAGCGGTTTAAGCGACATGCGTCGGTAGTCCAAGCCATAGAGCCAGAAACATCCAACACTAGTAATAAGTTTACAGGTTGAGATTGTCCGAAATAAACTTCTGTATCATCCGCATGCAATAAAGCAGGTACTGAGCCAGCAACAATCAATAGGGCTGAAATTAAACATTTTTTAATACACATAAGTCCCTCACTTAAAGCGTTTTATTGCAACTGCGAACAACACTCACCCACTCTTCAATATGGGTCTGTGCTTCGCCAGCGTCTGCTACGTCATTCTTATTAACATCAAGGTTACCTTCTCCGATCAACTGAAAAGAGTGACACCCCAACCCTGTGTTATCCCAGGAGTTCCCAAGACATCTCAATGCGGCTGTTTCACAATCATGATAAAACGCCTCAACTCTTGCTTTTAATATTTTGTCGGATTCAAGCCTTGCATCAGCATTACAGTCAACTAAATCACCTTTTTCATCAACGCACTGCACATAGCCAACCTTGGGAGCTGTCAGAGTATCCCAGTAAGCATTGTTTGCGGTGTCCAACAGGTGTGAAGCATCATAATGATAAGTGCTGACATAGGAACTATTGGCGGTCTGAGCAGCATGAAAAACCATAGTATCCTCCTGGTTAACTACCGCAATTTTCTGCGATGAAATACCTGAGGACATGATTGAAACACCTAGCAAAGCCATAATGGCCAAAATGATAAGGCCCATAATCAAAGAAAAACCGTTCTGATTACTAGTCATATAACTACTCCGAAACCAATAACGAATCTGGCGGTTGATTACCATTGTTGTTAAGAACAATGGTACTTGTGAATACTTTACGATAGCGCCCATCATTAAATGCATATGGCCCTTCGTTTAAAACTCCATTTAAAGTGACGTTTTTGTCGATGACATTTTGTTCATCCGATGCAACCGAAAATGCAATTTGTAGAGTTTGCAATAAAGATATATCTGTTACTTCCCCAGCATCAACATACTGCAAACCATTGCTGTTTAGAACTCCATATCTGACCTGGAAACTTTCTACATTTTTAATAAGGCTAGCGCCATTACAGCGTAGTTCAGGTAACCCTTCTGTAGTCACAAGACTATAAGTATTTTTTACAATGCCATCTGCCGGGGTGTCACCGATGCAGTCTTCCCCTCCATAGTAACGAACAGTCAAACTATCCGATGGTTTTCCGCCTTCTATATCAGTGTTATCAGCCAACTCGTCTAGTGGTATGGACAGGCTCAAACCATCAAGCGTTTCTATATCGCTATCCACCCAGCCAGCTTTTCTTAAGTCACTAACCAAGTAACTCATTGCAAAACGACCATTATCATGAACATGGGTCATACCCGTATTAAGGCGATAGGTATGTTTGCTTGATACGAACAACATAACAATGCCGGCAATAATGATGAGACCTATCAGCATTGCCACCATCATCTCTACCAAGGTAAAAGCTTTGGTATTTGCTTGATTTAATGATCTTACGTTAATTCTTCTCACGGTAGACTTTCTCATGGCACTAGCTCCAACTGCACACAGGCGTACTCATCCGATAAACCAAGCTCACTTTGACAACGTGTATCCTGTGCATACTCAACTTTTCCACTAACATCCTGTCTTTCAGTCCCCTTCCACGCTAAAAACAACGATATGCGGGAGCCGTAACTGCAATTATCAGTATCACCGGTTTCACGGTCAAAACAGCTGGAACCTATAATTCCTGTAGGTATTTTGGTTCCAACCAGACTTGAACAAATCTCATAAATATCATGTTTAGCAAGATCGCTCATAGAGCAATTAGAGCCTGTGCTGCAAGATGCTTCAGGGACAATTCCATTTTCAATATCACACCATGTGTGAATTGAATCCACATCAAAATCTAAATCACCGACATAAGCATTAGGTACACCAGTATCATTACGAAGATACTCTTGGTTGCTTCGTATTCGTGAAGCGGCATCCTGTAAAATGATAGTTGCTTGAGAGCGCGAAAAAGAATCCATTGAGCTATTCAATGCACCCATTTGTAGGGCTGCATAACCTAACAGCCCAATGCTCACCAAAAGAATCGTGATGAGCACTTCCATTAAAGAAAAACCTGTTTGCTTATTCATTGGGATATACCACACTCTTGCTTAATATCAGTTACATGTACCTGACCTGATGCCAGCATGGTCAAATGTCGGCCCTTGCCACCTGGATTACATATTGCCATACCATTTTTACCCAGAGGACTTAAGTTGGTTGTCATGCCATTTGGCATAAAAGTAATTGTTAAATTTTCTTCACCTGTCACGCTTAGCTTTTGTTTTAATTCTACATGTCGGTGGATTAACTCTTTGCTTTCAGCACTATCTAAACCACGAGACGTCACCGTTAATACTTCCCACCCTTCGGACCAGTTGTCATTTACCGGCTTGATAGTAACTTTACTATTGGTATCAATTGCTACCTGTCTGGCGAACTGTAACGAATCAATCAACTGAGAAGCAGTTTGGTCTAATATTTTTGAGGAAAAGAGGGTAAAAAACAGATGACAGCCGCTTAATAAAAAGCCCGTTAAGAAAAGAATACTAAACATAGTTTCCACAAGGCCAAATCCAGATTGTTTGCCCCGAGAAAATGTATCCGTTGCCTTATTAGGCACATTAATGTTTATACCACTACCCCAGCTCATAGCTCCCTCGATTGAAAAGGTTCCACCAATTGCCGGATATATACTATAGAAACAAGGATCGTGTACTATTTGAGATGTGTATTGAAATTGTAGGCTTTTGTATAAAAAACAACCCGTTCACAGAACGGGTTGGATACAATATTGCTTGTGGATATAAAGAGTTTATCGGTTAGTCAGGCCAGCCGGAAGCACCTTTGTATTCTTTTTGCCCAGCTTGATTAATCGTCAGATCACCATCACCTTCCATTGATCCGGTGTCTGCAGCACGAATGGTATAAGTTGTTGCAGATAAATCTTCAAGCGACAAGGTGTAATATGCCGCACCACCATCTACGGGTACTTGAGTATTGAAAAAATTACCCAAAACTGCGCCATCATAGGAAAAGTTAGCTGCTTTATATCGTTCCATAGCCTCTGAAGCAGCAAGCAGTGCTTGCATGGCATCGTTACGCTTACCTTTTTTTATCTGCTCGGTATACGCTGGAACCGCGATGGCTGCCAAAATACCCACGATAGCCACAACTATCATCACTTCCATTAAGGTAAAAGCTTTAGTTTTGTTTCTATTCAAGACTAACATCCCCCAACATTAATTTTACTTACTGTAACATTGCCTGCACCTGCAATATTAATCGAGCGTCCCGCGCCACGGTCATCACAAAGAGTCAATGTTCCCCAGCCACCTAAGTTACTCATAATACCTCTTGAGGTAAACACGATATTAGTGCCTGGCGAAGCATTTTCACTCATGGAACTAGGGTAGGCCTCTATTTCTCTTACAATTTCCTCACCTGCATCGAAGGTTCCACTATCGTTAGCATCGACGAAGACCAGCCAACCTTGTGACCAATCACCACCGCTTGCTTCAATTCCAACCTGTTGGCGAGAGCCAATCGCTTCATTTCTGGCCGCAGATACTGAACTGACAAAATCGTTACTAAAGCCCACAAGGCGATTGTTCATTACAAGATTTCTCATGCCCGGAACAGCAATTGCAGCCATAATTGCTACAATTGCTACTGTTGTCATCAGTTCAATGATTGTAAAGGCTTTTACTGCTTGCTTACTCATCATCAGGTTTCTTCCGCCAATTAACACGTATGACACCATCATACCCCTTGGTCAAGGCTTCAGTAAAGGCGTCGTCTATGACCTCGTTACCAACTAGGCCAATAAATGCAGCTTCATCTCCACCCGAAGTATTTGCACCAGAGGTATACAGTAGCTGGAACATTGGCGGGATGCCGTCACTAATTAAATCGATAGTTCGAGTATTATCATCAAAGAATGAGGTGCCATCAATTAGATTTACACCGTACAACTTACCACTACCAACTACTGGTGAACAGATTAGTTTACTGGTATCAAGAGTCGGCACGTATGATGTGAAAACAATCTTTCCGAACAGGATTCGCGCCTCTGAGATTACCTTCTCACCCGTGAAATTAACACCATCGATCTCCAGCCCTGTCATTTTGATGTACCAACCATTACTGCCTGTTGCAGTTGGATCTGAAGGCTCTTGAGCTTCTACTATATCTGGACTGTTACTTGGATTAACCAGATTAGTAACATCCAGCAAGTCACCGCTTGTCTCCCCTGATTTAAAAGTAATCAAATCATAGGTTGGCGTTTCTTGCAGCACGCCAACATCACGCAACATAAAGAAGTGATCCTGTATCGTTGTATTCAGCGGGTGAGCACGGTAGCCAGTCCCGACAGCAACGGCTACAAAGGAATTACCGTTGGGACGTGGAATAAAGGCAACGGAAGGCGCGTAATAGAATCTAGCCTTATCTTGCTCACTCAATACCCCATAATTAGCATCAAATATCTTACCACCTGCAATCGCGAAGCCATTAGTCTCATCCTCAGAGATGTCTAATCGGAAGATTTGCCCTTCAACATCACTAACATATAAATGATCAACCGTTGTATCGTTATTCAACGAAATGGCACGAATATTGGCAGGTACTGCCGACAAATCAGTGTAAAGAGTTGGCAATTTATCTGATAATCTCCAGATGACAGATTTGCTGTTTATATCATAGATGTAAACATCATTACCTTTTGTAACCTCACCGTTGAAAGCATCGCCATCTTGATCTTGGTCGAAAACATCATCAACCGCAGGATCATAACCCCCACCAAAGATTACAACGGTTCTAACTCCGCTATCTTGACTCGAGTCCTCAATATTAGTCACTAAGGGAGTCGACCAGGTCTGACCTAGTGTTTCAAAGCCAGTTGAGCCGCCTTCAATTTTAAACAAATACTTAGGCTCATTAGGTGTGCTGATATCTAGTACATAGTAATTACCACCACCACGACGCATACCAATGAATAATAGTGCTTTTTCTGCCGTCTCTACAGCTTCTGTTGCAGGATTATCACCCAAGTCTACTCGAGTGTTTCCATTACTATCTGCATGGGCAATAAAGATTTCACCATCCAAGCCATAGTTATGCTTTGTAGGGTCACCATCGATAGGAATATCTACCAGAAATTCCTTCATTTTACCCAGCAACTCGTACGGAATATAGCTCCAGAGTTCACCACCGCTATTGATATTTATGGCGTGTAAGTATCCCAAATTAGTACCCATAAATACGATAGACTTATCCTCTGTCGTGTCATCGTAATCATTATACTGAACAACTTTAGGCACACTATGCAGAGGGTCACCGATTAATCTTTCTGACCGAGCAACATCCTCAATGACATATTGTGTTTCTGCTACTAATACACCATCTGCATCATATATAGGAGTATCTAGTTGGATTGCCACATCTTTACGACTGTACCCTAAAGTTCTATCTTTAATATCTTGATAAGCCTCATCAGTTTCGGCGTCCATCAAGAAGTCACTCTTGGTTGTATCATCTTTTACTGACACAAGCCCACTATCAATGTCGGTGAACAGGTTACGAGTCCAATCTTGATAGGTTTGGTATTGGGGGAAATAAGGGTCCTGATTACTAACCAGAAACTGGTCCAGCTCAGCTGCCGCACCACCAAGCTCCACCTGGTTACCATCAGCAGCCTCAGACCACATACTCCAGGATGTTGTGATTTGATTGGTATCTGGATCTCTTACTTCATTGAATAACCCAGTGTCAGGATTAACAGCTAGATCGCCTGGATCATCCACCAAGTTACCACCGCTAATTTTGTATTTCTTAAGGTTGCCAGGCCAGCGAGCAATGTTATCAGCCTGAAACTGCGCGAAATATAAGTGGTTATCATGATTCAAACGGTTCTGTTGACTCACTGTCACACCCGCCTGAACGAAACTAGTACCTTGTGCTGCAACTTGCTCAATAATATCGCGCAAAATTTGGCACAAACCACCCTCTGCTTCACAAGCCACATTTTCGTTGTAATCAATCGCTTCTTGAGTACCACCTTCCCTTGCCCAATTATCTAAGTTAGCAGCATTTCTACCTGTTGCACCAGGGTCAATAGAGTAAGTTTGAACATTGAGTACTTCACGCATATAACGAACGAGATCGGAGTCATCGCACTCACCACCACAATAAGATTCAGGAACAATACTTGCGACATCTCCAGGCCATTCATTACCATTAATTTGACCTCGAGAAAGAACAACCATTGCATTAGTACACCCAGGGTCGTTACTGCCAGCATATCTACCATCGAAAAGAGCTCTAGAATGCGTCAACTTGGTATCGTACTTAGGGTTGCTTCCAGTAAAGTATCGTGCAATTTCCGACATGCCTTGCACTGTTGGTGTATTACCCGAAATAGTATCTGAGAGAGTTAATGAATCGACTACCTCTTGGAAGGTTGGGCTGGTTGAGGCATTAAAAGCAATAGTAGGATAAACCACGGAAGCTTGAGGCCCTGCGTTACCCTGCCCTTTACCGATTAATGTTAAGCCTAGGTCTACTTTTTCATTGACTGAAGGATCATTGGCTAATGTATTTAAAGCCGACTTCAATTGTTCAAGTAAGCCGCCACCATTCATTGCGGAAGAGTAATCCAGACCAATCATAATTTTTGGCTTTGGCAACGCCAATGAAGCCCCGTCTAGGAAGTAAACTTCCGTATCATCAGCTTGTGCCGATGTAAAAGCAAAAGGTGAAGCTACATAAAGTCCGAGTAGCGCACCTTTAAGCAATTGCGATATAAACTTTTTCATAGCAACACCTTATAGAGTTAATTCTAAATCTTTGCCTGCAGTAAAGCAGCCACCCACTTTTGTGACCCAGCTTTGCACAGCAACATTCGTTTTTTCAGCAACGGTCGCATCACCTGTTATTTTCCAGGCATTACAACCGATACTAGGCGACACACCCAACTCAAAATTGGGGCAAGTACCACAGCCTAAATACTCGACTCGCGAATAGGCAATAACATTTGCATAACCTTCAAACGCCTCTGCACAACTTGCTCCATCATCAACTGGAGTCAGGATGCCACTGTCTCCTAAACAATACTCTTGCCCGACATTTGTCTCTGAAGTATTGGTACCATACAAAGCATTACCAGCAATCTCATCCCAATAGATGGTTGCACTTACAGCACTTTCTGCCACATGGAATGCTTCGTTTTCAAGGTATACGTTTGTGGATGATTTCTGTTGAATCACCGAGTCTGACATACTGGCAACGCCTAACACGGTCAGTATTAATAAGAAGATGAGCACCATTGCTAGTGTGACACCTTGGTTTTTTGGTAACTGTTTTCTCATCATAGCTCTACTCACTATTTTAAGTCGTAATTATGAATTCTGGTTTGTTCGGGACCGATATGGTCGTCGAAAATATTTTACGAGCTTTTTTGTCGCTAACATCATAAGTGTCGTCATGCCCCATAACGCTAAAGCTCTGAGCGCTTGTATCGGGACGAATATCATTGCTGGATGATAAAATCAGCATCACTTTTACAGCAGCTATAGATTCACGTTCGTTAGAAGCGATCTGGTCTGCTCTTATAAACTTATTAGGAACTGTGTCACCATCAGTATCGACACCGTATAAGAAGTGTAATGCATCAACGTTACTGATTAGCGGCTGTGGCGTACCTGCAACACCTTCACACATCAATTGTCCATCTTCGACATAGTAACGATTCTCTACAATTCCTCCGCTAGCATTACCCAAGCAGTCTGCTGGAGCCTCATAGCGAATTTTTATCGAATCACTAGCCGCGGCACTACCTCCGTCGGCTGTCCCGCTAGCAAAATCAAAAGCAGGTGAAGTATAAAAACCGTAACCTTTTTCTTCGACATTAGCCCAACCGGCATATTGAATATCATTGGTTAAATAGTACATAGCAAAGCGCCCACTTTCCTGCATCTGCGCAATGCTTGATTGAGTTTCGTTTGAGCGCTTCATACCAATGAATAAATAAGTTAAACCGCCAAGAAGAATTAAGCCAAGTAAAATAGCAACCATATACTCAATTAAGGTAAATGCCTGCTGCTTACTTTTAAGAGAGTTCATCATTTTAGAATTTGTCATTTGGTGTTTCCTCATGGCATTAAATCAATAACGGTACAGTCAAAGTCATCACCAGGCGCCAATGCGTCACAACGAGCATTCCTGATGATACCCTGAGTTTGCCCTACATCTTCTCTAAGGGCTCCTGCTTGCCAGTAGGTATAAATACTAAATGTTGAACCAGGCGAACAAATGTCTCCATCAAGAGTATCTCTATCTTTACAAGAAACAAGCACTTGACCACCAATCATTGGATTGTTAGCGACAGTATTAGCTGCAGACCCATCAAAGCCACTGAGAGTTGCGCACACTTTCCACACATCAAACTCCGCTTGCTGAGTGGCAGTACAATTTGAACCAGCACCTCCACAAGCCTGAGGTGGCTCTGTAGTACAGTCGTTATACGCATCATTGTTAAGGTAAGGGTTAAGTGTACCGTCAACCTCATTAATGAACTTTCGATTACCACGCATAGATGCGGCCAAATCTTGACCTACTAATGTCGCCTGGGTGCGAGCCATTCCTTCCTGATTGGAGTTGACTGACGCAAGTTGTAAAGAAAGGAAGCCTAACAAACCAATTGCGATAATAATCATTGCAATTAAGACTTCCATTAAACTGAAACCCTGCTGTTTAGAGAAAGCAGGCTTCACTTTGGGGTATCCGGATGTTTTGAGTTTTTTCTTTAACATTAATCTGGTCCAAAATAATTTTTTCACCAGTATGTTATACGAAAATGAAGGAGCAAGAGCACGAACTAATAGACAAACGGTAAGATCTAGCCGATAAACGGTAAACTTATCGGCTCAAAGAAAGGAAAATTATAATAATCAGGAGCTTAAGTACAGGTTACTCTGTTCTTAATTCTGCTGGAAGTACGAATACAATGCTCTCTTCCACGCCTTCAGATTCGAAAGCCGTTGACCCGCCCTGTGACTCAAGATATTTAATCACATCTTGAACCAGTATTTCTGGCGCTGAAGCCCCGGCTGTAACGCCAACCTTGTTAACGCCATTAAGCCAGGATGAATCAATTTCAGTCGCATTATTAATCAAATAAGAACGGCAACCTTGATTCTCCGCGAGCTCTTGCAAACGGCTTGAATTCGAGCTGTTCTGCGCACCAACCACCAAAATGAGATCACACTCTGCAGCTAGCTGTTTAACTGCGTCTTGTCGGTTTTGTGTCGCATAGCAAATATCGTCTTTTTTAGGCCCTTGAATATTCGGGAATTTAGCCTGTAGAGCCTTCACCAAGCGCTGGGTATCGTCAACAGATAACGTCGTCTGAGTCACGTAAAACAAGGAATTAGCATCGTTCACCTCCAGTTGAGCCACATCTTGCTCATCTTCAACCAGGTAGATACCAGCACCTGTGTTGTCATATTGCCCCATAGTACCTTCGACTTCTGGGTGACCTTTATGACCAATTAAGACACACTCTTCGTTACGGCGGCTGTGGCGCGAAACTTCCATAT includes these proteins:
- a CDS encoding pilus assembly protein codes for the protein MKKFISQLLKGALLGLYVASPFAFTSAQADDTEVYFLDGASLALPKPKIMIGLDYSSAMNGGGLLEQLKSALNTLANDPSVNEKVDLGLTLIGKGQGNAGPQASVVYPTIAFNASTSPTFQEVVDSLTLSDTISGNTPTVQGMSEIARYFTGSNPKYDTKLTHSRALFDGRYAGSNDPGCTNAMVVLSRGQINGNEWPGDVASIVPESYCGGECDDSDLVRYMREVLNVQTYSIDPGATGRNAANLDNWAREGGTQEAIDYNENVACEAEGGLCQILRDIIEQVAAQGTSFVQAGVTVSQQNRLNHDNHLYFAQFQADNIARWPGNLKKYKISGGNLVDDPGDLAVNPDTGLFNEVRDPDTNQITTSWSMWSEAADGNQVELGGAAAELDQFLVSNQDPYFPQYQTYQDWTRNLFTDIDSGLVSVKDDTTKSDFLMDAETDEAYQDIKDRTLGYSRKDVAIQLDTPIYDADGVLVAETQYVIEDVARSERLIGDPLHSVPKVVQYNDYDDTTEDKSIVFMGTNLGYLHAININSGGELWSYIPYELLGKMKEFLVDIPIDGDPTKHNYGLDGEIFIAHADSNGNTRVDLGDNPATEAVETAEKALLFIGMRRGGGNYYVLDISTPNEPKYLFKIEGGSTGFETLGQTWSTPLVTNIEDSSQDSGVRTVVIFGGGYDPAVDDVFDQDQDGDAFNGEVTKGNDVYIYDINSKSVIWRLSDKLPTLYTDLSAVPANIRAISLNNDTTVDHLYVSDVEGQIFRLDISEDETNGFAIAGGKIFDANYGVLSEQDKARFYYAPSVAFIPRPNGNSFVAVAVGTGYRAHPLNTTIQDHFFMLRDVGVLQETPTYDLITFKSGETSGDLLDVTNLVNPSNSPDIVEAQEPSDPTATGSNGWYIKMTGLEIDGVNFTGEKVISEARILFGKIVFTSYVPTLDTSKLICSPVVGSGKLYGVNLIDGTSFFDDNTRTIDLISDGIPPMFQLLYTSGANTSGGDEAAFIGLVGNEVIDDAFTEALTKGYDGVIRVNWRKKPDDE
- the pilV gene encoding type IV pilus modification protein PilV, yielding MLKKKLKTSGYPKVKPAFSKQQGFSLMEVLIAMIIIAIGLLGFLSLQLASVNSNQEGMARTQATLVGQDLAASMRGNRKFINEVDGTLNPYLNNDAYNDCTTEPPQACGGAGSNCTATQQAEFDVWKVCATLSGFDGSAANTVANNPMIGGQVLVSCKDRDTLDGDICSPGSTFSIYTYWQAGALREDVGQTQGIIRNARCDALAPGDDFDCTVIDLMP
- a CDS encoding pilus assembly PilX family protein translates to MMRKQLPKNQGVTLAMVLIFLLILTVLGVASMSDSVIQQKSSTNVYLENEAFHVAESAVSATIYWDEIAGNALYGTNTSETNVGQEYCLGDSGILTPVDDGASCAEAFEGYANVIAYSRVEYLGCGTCPNFELGVSPSIGCNAWKITGDATVAEKTNVAVQSWVTKVGGCFTAGKDLELTL
- a CDS encoding PilW family protein, giving the protein MTNSKMMNSLKSKQQAFTLIEYMVAILLGLILLGGLTYLFIGMKRSNETQSSIAQMQESGRFAMYYLTNDIQYAGWANVEEKGYGFYTSPAFDFASGTADGGSAAASDSIKIRYEAPADCLGNASGGIVENRYYVEDGQLMCEGVAGTPQPLISNVDALHFLYGVDTDGDTVPNKFIRADQIASNERESIAAVKVMLILSSSNDIRPDTSAQSFSVMGHDDTYDVSDKKARKIFSTTISVPNKPEFIITT
- the ispH gene encoding 4-hydroxy-3-methylbut-2-enyl diphosphate reductase; translated protein: MDIVLANPRGFCAGVDRAIEIVNRAIEIFGAPIYVKHEVVHNKFVVDGLREKGAVFIEDLNDVPENATLIFSAHGVSQQVRHEAKERNLKVFDATCPLVTKVHMEVSRHSRRNEECVLIGHKGHPEVEGTMGQYDNTGAGIYLVEDEQDVAQLEVNDANSLFYVTQTTLSVDDTQRLVKALQAKFPNIQGPKKDDICYATQNRQDAVKQLAAECDLILVVGAQNSSNSSRLQELAENQGCRSYLINNATEIDSSWLNGVNKVGVTAGASAPEILVQDVIKYLESQGGSTAFESEGVEESIVFVLPAELRTE